The proteins below are encoded in one region of Leptospira hartskeerlii:
- the ruvA gene encoding Holliday junction branch migration protein RuvA, with amino-acid sequence MISGLQGSIRKLEVGSVHLDVHGVTYEIVISFKTYWELKEFQTSAKEVRLHIHHSITERGQKLFGFLQERDKEFFKVMKGLHGIGEMTALKVLSFFSPWELHKIASSGEAKDLEKIPKVRAKTSEKIFFEVKQNLKKLELFLEAGPEDPSIPQTSKEKLPSPEDRFKETAVQALVQLGFEDKSALKEVEKVLKKQNFTDTGELIREILKNL; translated from the coding sequence ATGATCTCAGGACTACAAGGTTCTATCCGAAAACTAGAAGTAGGCTCCGTGCACTTAGATGTTCACGGAGTAACTTATGAAATCGTAATTTCATTCAAGACCTATTGGGAACTGAAAGAATTCCAAACTTCCGCAAAAGAAGTCCGACTTCATATCCATCACTCCATCACCGAAAGAGGACAAAAGCTTTTCGGATTCTTACAAGAAAGAGATAAAGAATTTTTTAAAGTAATGAAAGGCTTGCACGGAATCGGAGAAATGACCGCGCTCAAAGTATTATCCTTCTTCAGTCCCTGGGAATTGCATAAGATCGCTTCTTCCGGAGAAGCAAAGGACTTGGAAAAAATTCCGAAGGTCAGAGCCAAGACTTCCGAGAAAATATTTTTCGAAGTAAAACAAAACCTGAAAAAACTGGAGCTATTTTTAGAAGCAGGGCCGGAAGATCCATCTATCCCGCAAACTTCCAAAGAAAAACTTCCTTCTCCTGAAGATCGTTTTAAAGAAACAGCAGTGCAAGCACTCGTTCAATTGGGTTTCGAAGACAAGTCTGCTCTCAAGGAAGTGGAGAAGGTCCTTAAAAAACAAAACTTCACGGATACAGGAGAACTGATCCGAGAAATATTAAAGAATCTTTAA
- a CDS encoding DoxX family protein, protein MLETLLATSNDIVPLVLRLTLGIVIFPHGAQKLLGWFGGYGFKGTYGYFTQTAGLPGIIAFLIIIGESFGSVALVLGLLTRVSAIGIGIIMLGAALLVHREHGFFINWFGTQKGEGYEFQILAIGLAIALAIVGGGAYSLDLAILSSL, encoded by the coding sequence ATGTTAGAAACACTTTTAGCAACCAGCAACGATATCGTCCCACTGGTCTTAAGATTAACCCTCGGGATCGTAATCTTCCCACATGGCGCACAAAAATTATTGGGTTGGTTCGGTGGTTACGGCTTCAAAGGAACCTACGGTTATTTTACTCAAACAGCAGGACTTCCAGGGATCATCGCTTTCTTAATCATCATAGGTGAATCATTCGGTTCCGTAGCGCTGGTCCTCGGACTGCTCACTCGTGTTTCCGCAATCGGTATCGGCATTATCATGCTTGGAGCGGCACTACTCGTTCACAGAGAACATGGATTTTTCATCAACTGGTTCGGAACTCAAAAAGGGGAAGGTTATGAATTCCAAATATTAGCCATCGGACTTGCGATCGCTTTAGCAATCGTAGGTGGCGGAGCTTACTCCTTGGATCTTGCTATCCTTTCTTCACTCTAA
- a CDS encoding efflux RND transporter permease subunit: MRTIIQSFIHNRLFMYLGVIFIVAAGGMSLCGLRRDAFPNVDMKQLVITTKFPGASPADVELRVTYPIEEKIKEIDGIDEIRSFSRNSVSDIDVRVSLEETDPEKVLDEIRRAVDNAISDFPPQVTEKPKITERKSGSFPIMDFSVYGGTDEIELHTIAEFIELELEKIPGVARVDVFGKRDREWHILVNADRLKQYQLDLSDITRTIRTRNINLPAGSVDSEDAFDLRIDGEFKQPSEIGKIPVRTNDIFSTVRIGNLARVEDTFEYPRFLAIANGQQGLILSVIKKERADAIEVADNVQVRLKELEKIYPEGIKTFKLNDEAKRTKNRLNVVSSNALIGFLIVFGILFLFLDFRTATLTSMSLPLSMLMTFAALPFFDVSFNMISMMGLIISLGMLVDNSIVISENIYTYLGEKMDKTSAALKGTTEMLVPIFGSYLTTVAAFLPMLFMAGIMGKFIWQIPLVVIIALTASLIESFLFLPARIAAFAKTPDELKKTSNFRKSLDTFFARMEERFTDFVAFMIRNRNKSFFAIIFIVMGSCGVMSQMDFILFPKEDIEIFLIKAEFPPSSRIFQTKEKMKYMEEILKKIPKDELVSYSTKIGVQQSEPNDPLSRFGENLGVILVYLTPESKRVRKASEILASIEDDIRKTPGLSDVYLEEQAMAPPIGAPITIGILGKDYEVLKKVSADLQSFLKGIKGVHSVRDDYRNGRKQMYIQLDEGLESFTGVSTFSAANMLRTAYDGERAGNVRQGKTKIYLRVMYDKNFRKNPEEVKSIPLRNKAGNITNLAKISRMDLKDSPELLSHRDFERAVTVNADIKIETGMTSREANQKVIDEFKPLIERQYPGVSIVFGGEEKDTQRSMASLGKAGLIALLGIFIILALTLQNVVRPLLILSTIPLGFVGIVAGFVLSGKAFSFLAMIGIIGLAGVLVNASIVLVDCIDSIRKSSNAPLDEILVEASRRRFRPILLTTLTTVAGLLPTAYSVGGSDPVLIPMTLALGWGLGFGTLGSLLYVPVTLSVFSHLRAKLGFKTKPEPKHH; the protein is encoded by the coding sequence ATGAGAACAATAATACAATCTTTCATTCACAATAGACTCTTCATGTATTTGGGAGTCATATTCATTGTTGCTGCGGGGGGAATGTCCCTTTGCGGTTTGCGCAGAGACGCTTTTCCAAATGTGGATATGAAGCAGCTCGTGATCACCACAAAATTCCCGGGAGCTTCTCCTGCGGATGTGGAATTACGGGTAACGTATCCTATTGAGGAAAAGATCAAAGAGATAGACGGTATAGATGAGATCCGTTCCTTCTCTCGTAACTCTGTTTCCGATATAGACGTACGTGTAAGCTTAGAAGAGACGGATCCTGAAAAAGTTTTGGATGAGATCCGAAGAGCAGTAGACAATGCAATCTCCGATTTTCCTCCTCAGGTAACCGAAAAACCTAAAATTACGGAAAGAAAATCAGGTTCCTTTCCGATCATGGACTTCTCTGTTTATGGTGGTACGGACGAGATTGAGCTTCATACAATCGCTGAATTTATAGAACTGGAACTGGAGAAGATCCCAGGAGTAGCCAGAGTAGACGTATTCGGAAAACGTGATAGAGAGTGGCATATTCTTGTAAATGCGGACAGGTTGAAACAATACCAATTGGATCTTTCCGATATCACAAGAACGATCCGGACTAGAAATATCAATTTACCTGCAGGTTCCGTAGATTCAGAAGATGCATTCGATTTGAGGATTGACGGAGAATTTAAACAGCCTTCGGAAATTGGAAAGATCCCAGTTAGGACGAATGACATATTCTCAACTGTTCGTATCGGAAATTTAGCAAGGGTAGAAGATACTTTCGAATACCCAAGATTTCTTGCGATCGCGAATGGACAACAAGGCTTGATCCTTTCTGTGATCAAAAAAGAAAGAGCGGATGCGATTGAAGTCGCAGACAATGTCCAAGTTAGATTAAAGGAACTGGAAAAAATTTATCCTGAAGGAATTAAAACATTCAAATTAAACGATGAAGCGAAAAGGACCAAGAATAGATTGAATGTGGTTTCTTCGAATGCGCTCATCGGATTTTTGATCGTTTTTGGGATTTTGTTTTTGTTCTTAGATTTCAGAACTGCGACCTTGACTTCCATGTCATTGCCTCTCTCGATGCTAATGACATTTGCAGCACTTCCTTTCTTCGATGTATCTTTTAACATGATCTCCATGATGGGACTTATCATCTCACTCGGGATGCTCGTGGATAATTCCATTGTAATTTCGGAAAATATTTATACCTACCTAGGCGAGAAGATGGACAAAACGTCCGCTGCCTTGAAAGGAACCACTGAGATGTTAGTGCCGATCTTTGGATCTTATCTCACTACTGTAGCAGCATTCCTTCCGATGTTATTTATGGCCGGGATCATGGGAAAATTTATCTGGCAGATCCCACTCGTTGTGATCATTGCATTAACTGCGAGCTTGATCGAGTCGTTCTTATTTCTTCCCGCGAGAATTGCAGCATTTGCAAAAACTCCGGATGAACTGAAGAAAACTTCTAATTTCAGAAAATCTTTAGATACATTCTTCGCAAGAATGGAGGAAAGATTTACCGATTTCGTGGCTTTTATGATCCGAAATCGGAACAAATCTTTCTTCGCGATCATATTTATTGTAATGGGTTCCTGCGGAGTCATGTCCCAGATGGACTTTATTCTTTTTCCGAAGGAAGATATTGAGATCTTCTTAATTAAAGCGGAGTTTCCTCCTTCTTCCAGGATATTCCAAACTAAGGAAAAAATGAAGTATATGGAAGAAATTCTGAAGAAAATCCCTAAAGATGAATTGGTAAGTTATTCTACCAAGATCGGTGTGCAACAGTCTGAGCCGAACGATCCACTCTCCAGATTCGGAGAAAATTTAGGAGTGATCCTAGTGTATCTGACTCCAGAATCAAAAAGGGTACGAAAGGCCTCTGAAATATTAGCTTCCATCGAGGATGATATCCGAAAAACACCAGGACTCTCCGATGTGTATTTGGAAGAACAGGCGATGGCACCTCCGATCGGTGCACCCATTACAATTGGAATACTCGGAAAGGATTATGAGGTTCTCAAAAAAGTTTCCGCAGATCTACAATCTTTCTTAAAAGGTATCAAGGGTGTACATTCCGTCCGAGATGATTATAGGAACGGACGCAAACAGATGTACATCCAGCTGGATGAGGGTTTGGAAAGTTTTACGGGAGTATCTACCTTCTCCGCAGCAAACATGCTAAGAACAGCCTATGATGGAGAGAGAGCGGGTAACGTTCGTCAAGGGAAAACTAAAATTTATCTGAGAGTAATGTATGATAAGAACTTCCGGAAAAATCCGGAAGAAGTAAAAAGTATTCCTCTCAGGAACAAGGCCGGAAATATCACAAACCTTGCAAAAATTTCCAGAATGGATCTGAAGGATTCTCCTGAATTACTTTCTCATAGGGATTTTGAAAGAGCGGTCACAGTAAACGCGGATATCAAGATCGAAACAGGTATGACTTCGAGGGAGGCGAACCAAAAGGTGATAGATGAGTTTAAACCTTTGATCGAAAGACAATACCCCGGAGTTTCCATCGTATTTGGTGGAGAAGAGAAGGACACACAAAGATCCATGGCCTCTCTCGGAAAAGCAGGACTCATTGCTTTACTCGGGATCTTTATCATTCTAGCATTAACTTTGCAGAATGTGGTAAGGCCTCTTCTGATCTTGAGTACGATCCCACTTGGATTCGTAGGGATCGTAGCAGGATTCGTATTGTCCGGAAAAGCGTTCAGCTTCTTGGCAATGATTGGGATCATCGGACTTGCGGGAGTTCTTGTAAACGCATCTATCGTGCTCGTGGATTGTATCGATTCTATTCGTAAATCTTCGAACGCGCCTCTGGATGAGATCTTAGTCGAAGCTAGCCGCAGAAGGTTCCGTCCGATCTTGTTGACTACCTTGACTACAGTTGCGGGACTTCTTCCTACTGCGTATAGCGTGGGAGGATCGGATCCGGTATTAATCCCGATGACTTTGGCATTAGGTTGGGGACTTGGATTCGGAACTCTCGGAAGTTTACTCTATGTTCCTGTAACACTTTCGGTCTTCAGTCATTTGAGAGCTAAGTTAGGATTTAAAACAAAGCCGGAACCTAAGCACCATTAA
- a CDS encoding fatty acid desaturase family protein: MEASIQIRDLPFAKNRILSLVILLLFISFHFLLPLGLLLGGFPYWAAWVFAAALGPVSYTFWNLIHESIHGNFSNERKQNHFWGRFLCIVFGAPYSVLKCSHLMHHKFNREPGDRIEFYDHKSWKPRWFQSLNYYFRITVATYIFEVGTGLLLSLPSRWTKRIVDRFIEYPIEEGFFKWIYRPEILEELRKDIFWILAIYIPSFWLFGSNWPLLVFLLLSRSFFISFFDNAYHYGKEIDDKNSAFNLTLPKTVSTFFLHFNYHRIHHRFPGCSWDRLPKQMEVCGETWDKSFIKQAWSQWGGLLEPLDGKISK; the protein is encoded by the coding sequence ATGGAAGCTTCTATCCAAATCAGAGATCTACCATTTGCGAAAAATAGAATACTTTCGCTCGTGATCCTATTATTATTTATAAGCTTCCATTTTTTGTTGCCATTGGGACTCTTATTGGGTGGTTTTCCTTATTGGGCCGCTTGGGTTTTTGCTGCGGCCTTGGGACCGGTATCCTATACTTTTTGGAATCTGATCCATGAAAGTATCCATGGGAATTTTTCGAACGAAAGAAAACAGAATCATTTTTGGGGAAGGTTTCTTTGTATCGTGTTCGGGGCTCCTTATTCAGTTCTGAAATGTAGTCATCTGATGCACCATAAGTTCAATAGAGAACCTGGTGATCGGATAGAATTTTATGATCACAAATCTTGGAAACCAAGATGGTTCCAAAGTCTAAACTATTATTTCAGAATTACTGTGGCGACGTACATTTTTGAAGTAGGGACAGGGCTCCTACTTTCGCTGCCTTCTCGTTGGACAAAACGTATCGTAGACCGTTTCATCGAGTACCCGATAGAAGAAGGTTTTTTTAAGTGGATCTATCGTCCTGAAATTTTGGAAGAATTAAGAAAGGATATTTTTTGGATCTTGGCAATTTACATTCCTTCTTTCTGGTTGTTTGGAAGTAATTGGCCTTTGTTGGTATTCCTACTTCTGAGCAGGTCCTTCTTTATATCATTTTTCGATAATGCGTATCATTACGGGAAAGAAATTGATGATAAGAATTCCGCCTTTAATTTAACTCTGCCGAAAACGGTAAGTACGTTCTTTTTACATTTTAATTATCATAGGATTCATCACCGATTCCCAGGATGTTCTTGGGATCGATTACCTAAACAGATGGAGGTTTGCGGAGAAACCTGGGACAAAAGTTTTATAAAACAAGCGTGGAGCCAATGGGGCGGGCTCTTAGAACCTTTGGATGGAAAAATTTCTAAATAA
- a CDS encoding MBL fold metallo-hydrolase: protein MSLIFHSTTLLLAISFFYCFPLDPERVKSPSYREGRYHNLDPDEELQGKSPLAILRWKLLGPKDPPAVEGLTEELPIVLERNSKDLVAPEGKVRVVWFGHATVWISSTFKGKTVNVLTDPIFEAPILVNRLVKLPIPKEDLPLVDFVVVSHAHRDHLDRDTLRYLRSKNPNLQILLPSGMKSFSEEENLGSTVSQELGQVSTKESVKITFLPAHHWSRMGFTDTNQYFWGSYSLEAQGKIIYFAGDTGYSSHFKNISERLGKPVDLALLPIGAYKPRWFMKYAHIGPEEALVATKDLNAKSFAPIHWGTFPLGDDLPKEPMLDLKQRLTFPSSPDTKGLYPTSDGISWGSKDGVKIVPWTIGSGIDLE, encoded by the coding sequence ATGAGTTTAATATTCCATTCTACGACTCTCTTACTCGCAATTTCATTTTTCTATTGTTTTCCACTGGATCCAGAAAGAGTAAAGTCCCCCAGTTATAGAGAAGGTAGATATCATAATTTAGATCCGGACGAAGAATTGCAGGGAAAGTCTCCTTTAGCGATCCTACGTTGGAAACTCTTGGGACCTAAAGATCCTCCTGCAGTAGAAGGACTTACCGAAGAACTTCCTATAGTGCTCGAAAGAAACTCTAAGGACCTAGTCGCTCCCGAAGGAAAAGTCAGAGTGGTATGGTTCGGACATGCCACAGTTTGGATCTCTTCTACCTTTAAAGGGAAAACAGTAAATGTTCTGACGGATCCTATCTTTGAAGCTCCAATCCTAGTAAATAGGCTAGTCAAACTTCCTATCCCAAAAGAGGATCTTCCTCTAGTGGACTTTGTGGTAGTAAGTCATGCTCATAGAGACCATCTCGACCGGGATACATTGAGATATTTGAGAAGTAAAAATCCGAACTTACAGATACTTCTTCCCTCTGGAATGAAATCATTTTCGGAAGAAGAAAATTTAGGATCTACTGTTTCCCAAGAGTTGGGCCAGGTTAGCACAAAAGAATCCGTAAAAATCACATTTCTTCCTGCACACCACTGGAGTAGAATGGGGTTCACTGACACGAACCAATACTTTTGGGGAAGTTATTCCTTAGAAGCGCAGGGAAAGATCATCTACTTTGCGGGAGATACTGGATATTCTTCTCATTTTAAGAATATCTCGGAACGTCTGGGAAAACCGGTGGATCTTGCACTTCTTCCTATCGGGGCTTATAAACCAAGATGGTTTATGAAATACGCGCATATCGGACCGGAGGAAGCGTTGGTTGCGACCAAGGATCTGAATGCAAAGTCATTTGCACCGATCCATTGGGGGACATTTCCTTTAGGAGATGATCTACCAAAGGAGCCTATGTTGGACCTCAAACAAAGACTTACCTTCCCTTCTTCTCCCGATACAAAAGGACTCTATCCTACTTCGGATGGAATTTCCTGGGGAAGTAAAGACGGGGTCAAAATTGTACCTTGGACTATAGGCAGCGGCATAGACTTGGAATGA
- the pyrB gene encoding aspartate carbamoyltransferase, translating to MAYEHKNILDTDQFSKEDLDFLVERTREMERLVEQNKAFGILEGKLLASLFFEASTRTRLSFEAAMERLGGRVISTVGFQFSSISKGETLYDTMKMVEAYADIAVIRHPVEGSSRIAAGAVKIPVINAGDGAGQHPTQALLDLYTIISEKGKLDGLTLAFIGDLKYGRTIHSLINLLRHYKVHLYLISPPELSLPESYKKGLAGFPITFEESDDIKKVWDCDVAYVTRIQEERFPDHREYERLKESFKLNKELILASKKETIVLHPLPRVNELSTDVDDLPNAAYFRQAKYGVVSRMTLLCLSLGVRF from the coding sequence ATGGCGTACGAGCATAAGAATATCCTGGATACGGACCAGTTCTCCAAAGAGGATCTGGACTTTTTAGTCGAGAGAACTCGTGAGATGGAAAGGCTGGTGGAGCAAAATAAGGCCTTTGGAATTTTAGAAGGCAAACTTCTGGCTTCTCTTTTTTTTGAAGCTTCAACAAGGACCCGACTTTCATTCGAAGCTGCCATGGAAAGATTGGGGGGAAGGGTAATCTCCACAGTAGGTTTCCAATTTTCTTCCATTTCTAAAGGTGAGACATTATACGATACCATGAAAATGGTAGAAGCTTACGCAGACATCGCAGTGATCCGACATCCTGTGGAAGGTTCATCTAGAATTGCTGCGGGTGCAGTCAAGATCCCTGTCATCAATGCCGGAGATGGAGCTGGACAACATCCAACTCAAGCACTACTCGATCTTTATACGATCATTTCCGAAAAAGGAAAATTAGACGGACTCACTCTTGCATTTATCGGAGATCTAAAATATGGAAGAACGATCCATAGTTTGATCAATCTTCTCCGCCATTATAAAGTTCACTTGTACCTGATTTCTCCGCCTGAACTTTCACTTCCTGAGTCTTATAAGAAGGGACTTGCAGGATTCCCGATCACTTTCGAGGAATCGGACGATATCAAGAAAGTCTGGGATTGTGATGTCGCTTATGTGACCCGCATCCAAGAAGAAAGATTTCCGGATCATAGAGAATACGAAAGATTAAAAGAATCCTTCAAGTTGAACAAAGAATTAATACTTGCATCTAAAAAAGAGACCATTGTTCTTCATCCTCTTCCGAGAGTGAATGAGCTCTCTACAGATGTGGACGATCTTCCGAACGCTGCATACTTCCGTCAGGCAAAATACGGAGTTGTAAGCAGAATGACGTTACTCTGTCTTTCGCTAGGCGTTCGTTTTTAA
- the sucC gene encoding ADP-forming succinate--CoA ligase subunit beta has protein sequence MKIHEYQAKEILRRHNAKVPFGVVIDKKEDGAKAHEEVSSKTGASVVVVKAQIHAGGRGKGGGVKVTKTKEDALAAIDKILGMQLITPQTGPEGKKVLKVYLEQGINIAKEFYLSVLLDRAIRKTIIMASTEGGMEIEEVAETHPEKILKIAIDPGIGLQPNQASQLAFDLGLPTESHKSFKALLTSVYNAYIKEDASLLEINPLILTKENEIVAGDCKMDLDENALYRHPENAAFRDISEEDPLEVQASEYNINYVKLDGNIGCMVNGAGLAMATMDIVKLAGAEPANFLDVGGGANVTTVTNGFKLILGDPNVKGIFVNIFGGIVRCDRVANGIIEAAKAVNIHVPLVVRLKGTNAEEGKRILNESGLNIIAEEDLRTAAKKVAEAIK, from the coding sequence ATGAAAATTCACGAGTACCAGGCCAAGGAAATCCTGAGACGCCATAACGCCAAAGTTCCTTTCGGCGTAGTAATTGATAAAAAAGAAGACGGTGCAAAAGCCCACGAAGAAGTTTCTTCCAAAACGGGAGCTTCTGTTGTAGTCGTAAAAGCCCAAATCCATGCCGGTGGTAGGGGAAAAGGCGGTGGAGTTAAAGTTACCAAAACGAAAGAAGACGCATTAGCAGCTATCGATAAGATCCTGGGCATGCAGCTTATCACTCCTCAAACAGGTCCTGAAGGTAAAAAAGTTTTAAAAGTTTATCTCGAGCAAGGGATCAATATCGCGAAGGAATTTTATTTAAGCGTATTATTAGATCGTGCGATCCGCAAAACAATCATCATGGCTTCGACCGAAGGTGGTATGGAGATCGAAGAAGTTGCTGAAACTCATCCTGAAAAGATCCTAAAGATCGCTATCGATCCAGGTATCGGATTACAACCGAACCAAGCTTCTCAACTCGCTTTCGACCTGGGACTTCCTACTGAATCTCATAAATCTTTCAAAGCTCTTCTTACTTCCGTTTATAATGCTTATATTAAAGAAGATGCATCTTTATTAGAGATCAACCCTTTGATCCTTACAAAAGAGAACGAAATCGTTGCGGGTGACTGTAAGATGGATTTAGATGAGAACGCTCTTTATCGCCATCCTGAAAACGCTGCATTTAGAGACATTTCCGAAGAAGATCCTTTGGAAGTACAAGCCAGCGAATATAATATCAACTATGTTAAGTTAGATGGGAACATCGGCTGTATGGTAAACGGTGCCGGTCTTGCAATGGCAACCATGGACATCGTCAAACTTGCCGGTGCTGAACCTGCAAACTTCCTAGACGTAGGTGGTGGAGCTAACGTTACTACTGTTACCAACGGATTCAAACTGATCTTAGGCGATCCGAACGTGAAAGGGATCTTTGTAAATATCTTCGGAGGTATTGTTCGCTGCGACAGAGTAGCAAACGGGATCATCGAAGCGGCTAAAGCTGTAAATATCCACGTTCCGTTAGTCGTTCGTCTGAAAGGGACCAACGCGGAAGAAGGAAAAAGGATCTTAAACGAATCCGGTCTCAACATCATCGCGGAAGAAGATCTTCGTACCGCGGCCAAAAAAGTGGCGGAAGCCATTAAATAA
- a CDS encoding DUF819 family protein: MSEVFHWIISVLFLGFILGFPWLAGSLSKKHKWLGFLGPVVLCYASGIILGNLIPSEFLPKKIAESVSEISIPIAIPLLLASSDFGRGIKEARLALFSFFLSCIAVAISSVSVGFFLSSLHPESSKIGGMLAGLYTGGTPNSNAIGLALDAGKATIALVNTVDLLIGGTYLLFLLSFSKKVYSIFLKPEVVGEVEEGAVSEAKVSPKNPVVSLLLGIVLSILGLGASLGISQVIFGTASAPFILLGITTWGIGISFSKKVRSLDIYPVGYYFILIFSVAIGFLADFGSLVKGASGVLLIVLATMSIAILLHLIFGILFKIPVDTWIITSVSSIYGPAFVPSVAAAIGNKGVLILGILTGLIGYAVGNYLGLAVYWFLAR, translated from the coding sequence ATGTCTGAAGTATTCCATTGGATAATCTCTGTTTTATTTTTAGGATTCATTCTGGGATTTCCATGGTTGGCAGGAAGTCTTTCCAAGAAGCACAAATGGCTTGGGTTTTTAGGTCCCGTCGTTCTATGTTACGCTTCCGGAATTATATTAGGTAACTTGATCCCAAGTGAGTTTTTGCCTAAGAAGATTGCAGAATCAGTTTCCGAAATTTCTATTCCAATCGCGATCCCGCTCTTACTTGCTTCTTCCGATTTTGGACGAGGAATTAAAGAAGCAAGACTTGCATTATTCTCCTTCTTTCTTTCCTGTATTGCTGTCGCGATCTCTTCCGTTTCCGTAGGATTTTTCTTAAGCTCTCTACATCCTGAATCTTCCAAAATAGGCGGGATGCTTGCTGGCTTATATACGGGAGGAACTCCGAATTCAAATGCGATCGGTCTGGCGCTGGATGCAGGCAAGGCAACAATTGCACTCGTGAACACGGTGGATCTTTTGATTGGCGGGACTTATCTTTTATTTCTGCTTAGTTTTTCCAAAAAAGTATATTCTATTTTTCTAAAGCCTGAGGTTGTAGGGGAGGTCGAAGAAGGAGCAGTTTCAGAAGCTAAGGTTTCCCCTAAAAATCCAGTCGTAAGTTTGTTATTAGGAATTGTTCTCTCCATTTTGGGACTTGGTGCTTCTCTCGGGATCTCTCAAGTAATTTTCGGAACTGCTTCTGCACCCTTCATCCTTTTGGGAATTACTACGTGGGGAATCGGGATATCATTTTCTAAAAAAGTAAGAAGTTTGGATATTTATCCTGTCGGATATTATTTTATTCTAATATTCTCTGTTGCCATCGGTTTTTTGGCGGATTTCGGAAGTTTGGTTAAGGGTGCTTCCGGTGTTCTTTTAATCGTGCTTGCGACTATGTCGATTGCGATCCTTCTTCATTTGATTTTCGGAATTTTGTTTAAGATCCCTGTGGATACTTGGATTATCACTTCTGTTTCCAGCATTTATGGTCCTGCGTTTGTGCCTTCTGTTGCTGCGGCGATTGGGAATAAAGGGGTGCTGATTTTGGGAATCTTAACGGGACTGATCGGTTATGCGGTAGGGAATTATTTAGGTCTGGCCGTGTATTGGTTCTTGGCGAGGTGA
- the sucD gene encoding succinate--CoA ligase subunit alpha has protein sequence MAVLVDNNTKVVVQGITGKEGSFHAQQMIEYGTNVVGGVTPGKGGQKADLVGKAVPVFNSLKDAMEKEGANASIIFVPPPFAADAILEGIFNEIPLVVCITEGIPTHDMLKVYSALRNSKTRLIGPNCPGIISPKYNVKMGIMPGFIHQAGSIGIVSRSGTLTYESVAQLSQHGLGQSTVIGIGGDPVPGMNHTEAVRLLNEDPETKGIVMIGEIGGTSEEEAAAYIKANVKKPVVGFIAGQTAPPGKRMGHAGAIISGGMGTASSKMKAMQDAGISVCQSIAEVGEKMKKALG, from the coding sequence ATGGCAGTATTAGTAGATAACAATACGAAAGTCGTAGTACAAGGTATTACCGGAAAAGAAGGTTCTTTCCATGCGCAGCAGATGATCGAATACGGAACCAATGTAGTCGGCGGTGTCACTCCAGGAAAAGGGGGACAAAAAGCGGACTTAGTAGGTAAGGCAGTTCCGGTATTCAACAGTCTAAAAGACGCGATGGAAAAAGAAGGTGCGAATGCATCTATCATTTTCGTTCCGCCTCCATTTGCAGCTGACGCTATCTTAGAGGGAATTTTTAACGAGATCCCTTTAGTGGTATGTATTACTGAAGGAATTCCAACGCACGATATGCTAAAAGTGTATAGCGCTTTAAGAAATTCCAAAACCAGACTGATCGGACCGAATTGTCCTGGGATCATTTCCCCTAAATACAATGTAAAGATGGGGATCATGCCAGGCTTCATTCACCAAGCAGGAAGTATCGGTATTGTTTCTCGTTCCGGAACCTTAACTTACGAATCAGTTGCTCAACTTAGCCAACACGGTTTAGGACAATCCACCGTGATCGGTATCGGTGGAGATCCAGTTCCAGGAATGAATCACACGGAAGCAGTCAGACTTCTGAACGAAGACCCTGAAACTAAAGGGATCGTGATGATCGGAGAGATCGGCGGAACCTCGGAAGAGGAAGCAGCTGCTTACATCAAAGCGAATGTTAAAAAACCTGTAGTAGGATTTATCGCAGGCCAAACTGCACCTCCTGGAAAAAGGATGGGACATGCCGGCGCGATCATCAGTGGAGGAATGGGAACAGCTTCTTCCAAGATGAAAGCTATGCAGGATGCAGGTATTTCAGTTTGCCAATCTATCGCCGAAGTCGGCGAAAAAATGAAAAAAGCATTAGGTTAA